The Lottiidibacillus patelloidae genome window below encodes:
- a CDS encoding cell wall-binding repeat-containing protein — translation MMAKKILLPLLIFIFTISLFSFPSDSTAVGDYYRIAGSNRITTAIEISRHVTQSPNVVILARSDDPADALAAASIAGYHNAPILLTKTNKLSDYVIAELNSLQVYDVFILGGSKAISNEVEAELKQLGYRVTRFAGSSRFETAAKINNHLASEKNLYEGEGPNTPKKDKAIIVNGYTVADALSASSNAAINAIPIYLSKKSHLPIELPSYVKEVTIYGGEGVISKEVYDSLVAKGLKVTRIGGKNRFDTNIKSLDPSNGENIILVRGTSVSLTKEDYPDAVASSALAKKLNANIVLVHPTKPIAEVVEHFSKNRYVNIYVLGGESAVSSDVAINSTAFVDTTLSFLIEDGINDSVIHPTEPIIYYTAKNVNLLWYMNFETGESDYIWFSRNPESLYFANGKLYVALHTGQRSNYWNVESQLGSVAIIDPVTFQVEKEMELNLDPYDIVIDKNGILYVSSGSGQWTDIRSYDTTTEEQLSRMRIYSKQYIQLDPSETHIYTVDWSTIEIYTIDSGKLIEVNEDNRNYEGHYIVPDGTLDFSPDGKYMFNNSGNIFHTDSLYHYKQLEYEYADIGFDETYNLFMIGRKGLILFYDYDTFEIVSAISTIGEVDSLHLNNNYIVSLTKFTDPQTEEITYGVEVFPK, via the coding sequence ATGATGGCAAAGAAAATTTTATTACCTTTATTAATCTTCATTTTCACTATCTCTTTATTTTCGTTTCCGAGTGACTCAACAGCAGTAGGTGACTACTATCGAATCGCTGGTTCTAACAGAATTACCACTGCAATCGAAATCTCGAGACATGTTACACAAAGTCCTAATGTTGTTATATTAGCGAGATCCGACGATCCAGCAGATGCACTTGCTGCGGCAAGTATCGCCGGTTATCATAATGCTCCAATCTTATTAACAAAAACGAATAAGCTTTCTGACTATGTCATTGCAGAACTCAATTCTTTGCAAGTGTATGATGTATTCATATTAGGCGGATCAAAGGCTATAAGTAATGAAGTGGAAGCAGAATTAAAGCAATTAGGGTATCGAGTAACACGCTTCGCAGGTAGTAGTCGATTTGAAACAGCGGCAAAGATTAATAATCATTTAGCAAGTGAAAAAAATCTTTATGAAGGTGAAGGACCTAATACACCTAAAAAAGATAAAGCAATTATAGTTAATGGTTATACTGTTGCAGATGCTCTATCAGCATCAAGTAACGCTGCAATAAATGCCATTCCTATTTATTTATCAAAGAAATCACACCTTCCAATTGAACTGCCAAGCTATGTAAAGGAAGTAACAATCTATGGAGGAGAAGGTGTAATTAGTAAAGAGGTCTATGATAGCCTTGTAGCTAAAGGTTTAAAAGTAACAAGAATTGGCGGTAAAAATCGCTTCGATACGAATATAAAATCTTTGGATCCTTCAAATGGGGAAAATATTATTTTAGTTAGGGGAACATCGGTAAGTTTAACGAAAGAAGATTATCCTGATGCTGTTGCATCTTCTGCATTAGCAAAGAAGTTAAACGCAAACATCGTATTAGTTCACCCTACCAAACCAATTGCTGAAGTAGTTGAACACTTTAGTAAGAATCGTTATGTAAATATTTATGTGTTAGGAGGAGAAAGTGCAGTTTCTTCAGATGTTGCTATTAACTCAACAGCATTTGTTGATACGACACTTAGCTTTTTAATTGAAGATGGAATAAATGATTCCGTTATTCATCCGACAGAACCTATCATTTATTACACTGCAAAAAATGTAAACTTATTATGGTATATGAACTTTGAAACAGGAGAATCTGATTATATATGGTTCTCACGTAACCCAGAAAGTTTATATTTTGCAAATGGAAAATTATATGTAGCATTACATACGGGTCAACGAAGTAATTATTGGAACGTAGAATCACAATTAGGGTCTGTCGCAATTATTGACCCTGTCACATTTCAAGTAGAAAAAGAAATGGAATTAAATCTCGATCCATATGATATTGTTATAGATAAAAATGGTATCTTGTATGTATCTAGTGGCTCTGGACAATGGACAGATATTAGAAGTTATGACACTACTACTGAAGAACAACTTTCAAGAATGCGTATTTATTCAAAACAATATATACAGTTAGATCCGAGTGAAACACACATTTACACAGTAGACTGGAGCACTATTGAAATTTATACGATTGATTCCGGAAAATTAATCGAAGTTAATGAAGATAATAGAAATTATGAAGGGCATTATATTGTTCCAGATGGAACACTTGACTTTTCTCCTGATGGAAAATACATGTTTAATAATAGTGGAAATATTTTTCACACGGATAGCTTATATCACTATAAACAATTGGAATATGAATACGCAGACATTGGATTTGATGAAACTTACAACCTATTTATGATTGGTCGAAAAGGATTAATCTTATTCTATGATTACGATACGTTTGAAATAGTAAGTGCAATATCAACTATAGGAGAAGTCGATTCGTTACACTTAAATAACAATTATATCGTCTCATTAACGAAATTTACTGATCCACAAACAGAAGAGATAACTTACGGTGTAGAAGTATTTCCTAAATAA
- a CDS encoding S8 family serine peptidase: MNKKSLSAIIASFVLLLGLFLPASANATIVSSNNISTKSVTIDSHLIEEMKSNSGLLNVIVTFNGESAPTNENVNLLKALGINTGITMQSLPIAGVLATNEQINALAVSEQVRSIYLNREVQFYNADATELTGVNKVRVDDDMRKANGGLPVSGKGVGVIINDSGVDGTHPDLKLGKNLVQNVLGTTNMTMFDGLAPVVYLEDVANTDTNSGHGTHVAGTVGGTGQMSSGLHAGVAPGADLIGYGSGGVVFILDMIGGFDYAITNQFKHNIRVITNSWGTNDDFFPDDPVNVASKRCYDRGIVVLFAAGNSGPEEDTHNPYAKAPWVISVAAGKKDGTLVNFSSRGTRGVGETFEVDGETWTWKDEPTITAPGVDIVSTRVIAPLGALSATKDINLDPAHVPFYAHMSGTSMATPHAAGIVTLLLEANPLLSPMDVKEILQKTATNMPGRDAYEVGAGYVNAYAAVDLALNEDKKYGNTLTIGKKFNAYTSMNVLRDQFEIDYSLTGNDSEKFNVMEGQSQLVVKVYADGDHPTEEGGNPVGFTITDPNGVAYGSGINLLYSIDLVDTITVDNPVAGEWTVTIEPYAGIALPEKIVGTITQKTASIMTGLTDIAGHPAEGAIVVGINERLFDAMNNGEFKPNEKLTRLDLATYLTMGAGIRQVDQLANDAAVNAVIAQGASLKGAHKDRGVMLLDENGRFNEKANVTRAELAYSLVQSLGLQNEAENFSGTVTVSYKGEALVIEDEIPAHLKGYVQLALNLGIMNAYFTTSQGPYDLEPTLHATYAADESVTRAQFAVAMTRFFNNYK; encoded by the coding sequence GTGAATAAAAAATCATTATCTGCAATTATTGCTTCTTTTGTTTTACTACTAGGGTTGTTTTTGCCAGCAAGTGCAAATGCAACAATTGTAAGTTCAAATAATATTTCAACAAAATCGGTAACAATCGATAGTCACCTAATAGAAGAAATGAAATCTAATTCTGGTTTACTAAACGTCATTGTTACTTTTAATGGTGAAAGTGCACCAACAAATGAAAATGTAAACTTATTAAAGGCATTAGGCATTAATACTGGTATTACGATGCAGTCATTGCCGATTGCCGGTGTTCTTGCTACGAATGAACAAATCAATGCATTAGCAGTAAGTGAACAAGTTCGTTCCATTTACTTAAATCGTGAAGTCCAGTTTTACAATGCTGATGCGACAGAGTTAACAGGAGTTAATAAAGTTCGTGTTGATGATGACATGCGTAAAGCTAATGGTGGCTTACCTGTTTCTGGTAAAGGTGTTGGAGTCATTATTAATGACAGTGGTGTTGACGGCACACATCCAGATTTAAAATTAGGAAAGAACTTAGTACAAAATGTATTAGGCACAACAAATATGACAATGTTTGACGGATTAGCACCAGTCGTTTATTTAGAAGATGTGGCAAACACTGATACAAACTCAGGACACGGTACACACGTTGCCGGTACTGTTGGTGGAACTGGCCAAATGTCTAGTGGTTTACATGCCGGAGTTGCTCCAGGAGCAGACTTAATTGGATACGGATCTGGTGGAGTAGTATTCATTTTAGATATGATCGGTGGGTTTGATTACGCTATTACTAATCAATTTAAGCATAACATTCGTGTTATAACTAATTCATGGGGAACAAATGATGATTTCTTCCCAGATGATCCTGTAAACGTAGCAAGTAAAAGATGTTATGATCGCGGCATTGTCGTTTTATTCGCAGCGGGAAATTCAGGTCCAGAAGAAGATACGCATAATCCATATGCTAAAGCGCCTTGGGTCATTTCAGTTGCAGCAGGAAAAAAAGATGGAACATTAGTAAACTTTTCATCTCGTGGTACTAGAGGAGTGGGGGAAACATTTGAGGTAGATGGTGAAACATGGACGTGGAAAGATGAACCTACGATAACAGCACCTGGAGTTGATATCGTTTCAACTCGCGTAATTGCGCCACTAGGTGCATTATCAGCTACAAAAGATATAAACTTAGATCCTGCACATGTACCTTTTTACGCACATATGAGTGGAACTTCTATGGCAACTCCACACGCTGCAGGTATTGTAACGTTATTATTGGAAGCAAATCCATTACTTTCACCAATGGATGTCAAAGAAATATTACAAAAAACAGCTACAAATATGCCAGGCCGAGATGCTTATGAAGTTGGTGCAGGTTATGTAAATGCATATGCAGCAGTTGATTTAGCCTTAAATGAAGATAAAAAGTATGGCAATACATTAACAATTGGGAAAAAATTTAACGCATATACTTCAATGAATGTATTGCGAGATCAATTCGAGATAGATTATAGTTTGACTGGAAATGATTCTGAGAAATTTAATGTAATGGAAGGACAATCACAATTAGTAGTTAAAGTTTACGCTGATGGGGATCACCCGACCGAAGAAGGTGGTAATCCAGTTGGGTTTACGATTACAGATCCAAATGGTGTAGCTTATGGATCGGGGATTAACCTTCTTTATAGCATTGATCTCGTTGATACAATAACAGTCGATAATCCAGTTGCAGGTGAATGGACAGTAACAATTGAACCGTATGCAGGAATAGCACTGCCTGAAAAAATTGTTGGAACAATTACACAAAAAACTGCGTCTATAATGACAGGACTTACAGATATTGCGGGACATCCTGCTGAAGGAGCAATTGTAGTTGGAATAAATGAACGATTGTTTGATGCTATGAATAATGGTGAATTCAAACCTAATGAAAAGTTAACTCGATTGGATTTAGCAACATACTTAACTATGGGAGCTGGAATCCGTCAAGTAGATCAGTTAGCAAACGATGCAGCAGTAAATGCGGTTATAGCACAAGGAGCTTCGTTGAAAGGTGCGCATAAAGATCGTGGCGTTATGCTTCTCGATGAAAATGGTCGCTTTAATGAAAAAGCAAATGTCACACGTGCTGAATTAGCATATTCGCTAGTACAAAGTTTAGGCTTGCAAAATGAAGCGGAAAACTTCTCGGGAACAGTTACCGTTTCTTATAAGGGAGAGGCACTAGTTATCGAAGACGAAATACCAGCACACTTGAAGGGGTATGTTCAATTAGCACTAAACTTAGGGATAATGAATGCATACTTCACTACTTCGCAAGGACCATATGACTTAGAACCTACATTACATGCGACGTATGCAGCAGATGAAAGTGTAACGAGAGCTCAGTTCGCGGTAGCGATGACACGATTTTTCAATAATTATAAATAA